The Hyphomicrobiales bacterium genome includes the window CTTTCTCCGCTGTATTCCTCGGGTGAACGTACATCCAGGAGCAGGCGGCCGGGGCGGCCCAGCTTCGCGCGGATATCGTCACGGCCTATACGCATGGACGTATCCCCGTTGCCGGGCGGATAGTCGACCGGGGGAGAGAGCCTGGGCATGTCGTTGGAAAGCGGGCGATCTTCCTTGACCCACTTCGTGCGGCTGCCGTCCAGCAGCCGCAGGTTGGCGTGACCGCCCATCGTGAAGGACCAAAAGACATAGGTCCCGAACTGAACCGGGTCGCCGTAGAGCACGACGTTCGTCCGGGGACCGATTCCCATGACACCGAGGCGCCTGGCCAGCGCCTCCGGGGTCACAAACTGCCGATCGGTGGGGTGCCAGCAGATATCCTTCCAGTGGAACCAAGCGGCGCCCGGAATGTGCCCCTCCCGGTAGGCGGCATTGTCGGCAGCCTGTGAAATCTCGATGACACGAAGGTCGGCGTCTTCCAGGTGCTGTTCTAGCCATTGCGTGGTTACCAGCGGATAAGTCATTACGCCTTCCTCCTAGAGCGGTTTCCGACCATATGGGACCGATTTGATGGGTCAAATCGGTCCCATATGGTCGGAAACCGCTCTAGATTGCCGGAAACGCGGCCACGGCCAACTCAAGGCTTTTGACAAGCTGAGCCATGAAGGCGAAGTCGAGGGTATCGATTGTGTCACTGGGAAGGTGGTATTGGGGATTGCGGAAAAACGCCGTGTCGGTGATCATCAACGCCGGCCAGCCGGCGTTCCAGAACGAAGCATGGTCGCTCAACCGTGCCGGCGGAAAGACCCAGCCGTTGAAGGGCAGGAACAGCGCCTCGACCGGCAGGCTTTGGTTCTTGCGGAAGCCCCTCACAACCGTTCGCCCGAAGCGCCGCGATTTCCAGTTCCCGACGATGCCGATGAAATTGCCCTTGGTCGGGTAGCCTGCGAACCGGAACAGCAGCGGATAGTGCTGGCGGGGCGACGTGTAGCCGACCATTTCCAGGATGACCGCCGCCGCGACGCGGTCGCCGGCCCGCTGGCATTCGCGCACGAAGACGCGGCTGCCCTGGTGCCCGGTCATGAAGGCCGGCGGCTCCTCCAGGGTGAAGGCGACGAAGCGGACCGGGACCGGCACGGGCCTCCTGGACAGCCGGCGCGCCAGCTCCAGCATCACGGCGACGGCGCTGGCATTGTCGTCCGCGCCCGGCGTCCCGGGCACCGTGT containing:
- a CDS encoding sulfurtransferase, which encodes MTYPLVTTQWLEQHLEDADLRVIEISQAADNAAYREGHIPGAAWFHWKDICWHPTDRQFVTPEALARRLGVMGIGPRTNVVLYGDPVQFGTYVFWSFTMGGHANLRLLDGSRTKWVKEDRPLSNDMPRLSPPVDYPPGNGDTSMRIGRDDIRAKLGRPGRLLLDVRSPEEYSGERVIALPKFDHGAERAGRIPGAVHLFFRNLLNDDDTYKSREELLAAFEGVGATPDKVEEIVVYCRLSHRASFTWVAMKHILGFENVRIYDGSWTEWGSIVGFPVEK
- a CDS encoding M20/M25/M40 family metallo-hydrolase yields the protein MQKTDKSLEDSLRKHVAALTVDIGPRTTLQGDGLERAARYIQKTFEDAGLKVAEQAYPYEGKRVANLIATLPGAAAASTYYAVGAHYDTVPGTPGADDNASAVAVMLELARRLSRRPVPVPVRFVAFTLEEPPAFMTGHQGSRVFVRECQRAGDRVAAAVILEMVGYTSPRQHYPLLFRFAGYPTKGNFIGIVGNWKSRRFGRTVVRGFRKNQSLPVEALFLPFNGWVFPPARLSDHASFWNAGWPALMITDTAFFRNPQYHLPSDTIDTLDFAFMAQLVKSLELAVAAFPAI